From the genome of Leptolyngbya subtilissima AS-A7, one region includes:
- a CDS encoding DUF4345 family protein, with translation METSIQIAPNLAAVFLMLLGGAALLFPKTMAAFVGLGPIAPVGISEIRSTLGSFFLGLGAACLWLQSTDAFTVLGVASLVAAAVRLISSIVDRSVTLKNIGGVVAEACLGALFLLSWMWQA, from the coding sequence GTGGAAACTTCTATCCAGATTGCGCCCAATCTAGCGGCAGTGTTCTTAATGCTGCTAGGGGGAGCAGCCTTGCTCTTTCCGAAAACAATGGCGGCCTTCGTGGGTCTCGGTCCCATCGCTCCGGTGGGGATTTCTGAGATTCGCTCAACCTTGGGTAGTTTCTTTTTAGGGCTAGGAGCCGCCTGTTTGTGGTTGCAGTCTACCGATGCCTTTACCGTCCTCGGGGTAGCTTCGTTAGTGGCTGCGGCCGTGCGGCTGATATCGAGCATCGTTGACCGCAGCGTCACCCTCAAAAATATTGGCGGCGTGGTGGCAGAAGCCTGCTTGGGGGCTCTGTTTTTGTTGAGCTGGATGTGGCAGGCTTGA
- a CDS encoding FMN-dependent NADH-azoreductase gives MTHILHLDASPRGDRSISRTLSKEFINQWKTAHPDDTVTYRDIGHYPVPFVSEDWIAAAFTPSDQHTPELAAAIQISDELIDEFLSADRYVFSIPMYNFSIPANFKAYLDQIVRAGRTFSVDEAGYKGLVHKKMTIIMAQGGAYPEGSPTHSYDLQTPYLRLIFGFIGITDIEFVYADSLNLGDEARNLAIANAQSALRAAISH, from the coding sequence ATGACCCACATTCTCCATTTAGATGCGAGTCCGCGTGGCGATCGCTCCATCTCCCGCACACTTTCCAAAGAGTTCATTAACCAGTGGAAAACGGCTCATCCTGACGACACCGTAACCTACCGGGATATTGGGCATTACCCCGTTCCTTTTGTGAGCGAAGACTGGATCGCTGCTGCGTTTACTCCATCCGATCAACATACACCTGAGTTAGCCGCTGCAATTCAGATTTCCGACGAATTGATCGACGAGTTTTTATCAGCCGATCGCTACGTTTTCAGTATCCCCATGTATAACTTCAGCATTCCTGCCAACTTCAAAGCTTATCTTGACCAGATTGTGCGAGCGGGACGTACATTCTCCGTTGATGAAGCAGGTTACAAGGGACTGGTTCACAAGAAGATGACGATCATTATGGCGCAGGGAGGAGCCTACCCCGAAGGTAGCCCTACTCACTCCTATGATCTACAAACACCCTACTTGCGACTCATTTTTGGGTTTATTGGTATCACGGATATTGAGTTCGTCTATGCCGATAGCCTTAATCTTGGGGATGAAGCTCGGAATCTGGCGATCGCTAATGCCCAATCTGCTTTAAGAGCAGCGATTTCACACTAG
- a CDS encoding UBP-type zinc finger domain-containing protein — protein MSCQHLNELTLETMISKANYPVFRCEECLRVGDRWVHLRICQTCGKMLCCDSSKNQHARRHYEESGHVVISSAELGEQWLWCFADEQQKNY, from the coding sequence ATGTCTTGTCAACACCTCAACGAACTGACGCTAGAGACTATGATTTCAAAAGCCAATTATCCGGTATTCCGCTGTGAGGAATGCCTGCGCGTTGGCGATCGCTGGGTTCACCTGAGAATTTGTCAAACCTGCGGCAAAATGCTGTGCTGCGACTCGTCTAAAAATCAACACGCTCGCCGCCATTACGAAGAAAGCGGACATGTGGTGATTAGTTCAGCAGAGTTGGGAGAACAATGGCTGTGGTGTTTTGCCGATGAACAACAGAAGAACTATTGA
- a CDS encoding antibiotic biosynthesis monooxygenase, protein MGTDAETHQVTAIISHLVRPGREQGYEEWLHGIAMAAHQFKGHSGVSVIRPADHAHPEYVAIVKFDHYDNLKTWLESSVRQEWLERLQPLIEKPETIQTLTGLETWFTLPNKSIKAPPPRYKMAIVTWLAVFFTISIFNHLLVPLLVELPVLLRTLLVTGLTVALLTYVIMPRLTQLFRKWLYLI, encoded by the coding sequence GTGGGTACAGATGCAGAAACTCACCAGGTAACCGCGATCATCTCTCACCTTGTCCGACCAGGGCGTGAACAGGGGTATGAGGAATGGTTGCACGGAATTGCGATGGCTGCCCACCAATTTAAGGGACATTCAGGGGTGAGTGTGATCCGTCCCGCTGATCACGCTCATCCTGAATATGTGGCAATCGTCAAATTTGATCATTACGACAACCTCAAAACTTGGCTGGAATCCAGCGTGCGGCAAGAATGGTTGGAGCGGTTACAGCCCTTGATTGAAAAGCCTGAAACCATTCAAACTCTGACAGGTCTAGAAACCTGGTTTACGCTTCCCAACAAATCCATAAAGGCTCCACCTCCGCGCTACAAAATGGCGATCGTGACTTGGCTGGCGGTGTTTTTCACGATATCGATTTTCAATCATTTGCTAGTACCGCTCCTGGTAGAGCTTCCGGTATTGCTCAGAACGTTGTTGGTCACAGGTCTAACGGTTGCCCTGCTCACCTACGTGATTATGCCTCGTCTCACCCAGCTCTTTCGCAAATGGCTGTATCTCATTTGA
- a CDS encoding carotenoid oxygenase family protein: MTTTLNPYLTSNFAPVQTELTVDQLPVVGELPAELSGMFVRNGPNPQFSPLGLYHWFDGDGMLHGVHIQDGKASYRNRYIRTQGFEQERQAGQAVFGGLLQPSQGGFKNVANTALIWHRDRLLALWEGGEPHAIDVPGLETIGAYTFNGKLASPVTAHPKVDPVTGEMMFFGYSLAQPPYVKYSVVSAEGELLRTVPIDLPVGVMMHDFAITEHYTLFMDLPLTFRLERLQRGESAFAFERDRPSRFGILPRHGDNRSIRWFEAPSCYVFHTLNAYEDGDDIVLMACRTGNTNVLGASPDAHEGDNHQVGSDVPLLYQWRFNLKTGAVQEQALDDRACEFPRINEQYLGRPSRYGYAGKSAPTTVPKFDGLLKFDLDNGSVQAHSFGTGRYGGEGVFVPRPNASVEDDGWLMTFVHDEEQDVSELVIVSTQAMTNEPVARIQMPQRVPYGFHGTWVSLP; the protein is encoded by the coding sequence ATGACAACCACCCTCAACCCCTACCTCACTAGTAACTTTGCCCCTGTCCAGACAGAGTTGACAGTCGATCAGCTGCCTGTCGTTGGCGAGTTACCAGCCGAACTGAGTGGCATGTTTGTTCGCAACGGTCCCAATCCTCAGTTTTCACCCTTGGGGCTTTACCACTGGTTCGATGGGGATGGCATGCTACATGGCGTTCACATCCAAGACGGCAAAGCGAGTTACCGCAATCGCTACATTCGGACGCAGGGGTTTGAACAGGAGCGACAAGCAGGGCAAGCCGTGTTTGGTGGATTGCTTCAACCGTCTCAAGGCGGCTTCAAAAACGTGGCCAATACAGCACTTATATGGCATCGCGATCGCCTGTTGGCGCTTTGGGAAGGGGGAGAACCACACGCGATTGATGTGCCTGGGCTAGAGACAATCGGTGCCTACACCTTCAATGGCAAGCTGGCCTCTCCCGTGACGGCCCATCCTAAAGTAGATCCGGTGACAGGGGAAATGATGTTCTTTGGGTATTCGCTGGCCCAACCGCCCTACGTCAAATACAGTGTTGTGTCGGCTGAGGGAGAACTGTTGCGAACAGTCCCAATCGATCTGCCGGTTGGGGTGATGATGCATGACTTTGCTATCACAGAGCACTACACCCTTTTCATGGATTTGCCCCTCACCTTCCGCTTAGAGCGGTTGCAGCGGGGAGAATCGGCCTTTGCCTTCGAGCGCGATCGCCCCAGTCGATTTGGAATTCTGCCTCGCCATGGCGACAACAGGTCGATTCGCTGGTTTGAAGCACCCAGCTGCTATGTCTTCCACACCCTAAATGCCTATGAGGATGGGGATGACATTGTTCTGATGGCTTGTCGTACAGGTAATACCAACGTTTTGGGGGCGTCTCCTGATGCCCACGAGGGAGACAATCACCAGGTTGGCAGCGACGTGCCCTTGCTCTACCAGTGGCGATTTAACTTGAAGACAGGGGCTGTGCAAGAACAGGCTCTCGACGATCGCGCCTGCGAGTTTCCTCGCATCAATGAGCAGTATTTGGGTAGGCCGTCTCGCTATGGCTATGCTGGCAAAAGTGCGCCTACCACAGTGCCGAAGTTTGATGGGTTACTGAAGTTTGATTTGGACAATGGGAGCGTTCAGGCTCATTCGTTTGGAACCGGACGCTATGGTGGCGAAGGGGTCTTCGTACCGCGACCAAACGCAAGTGTCGAGGATGATGGCTGGTTGATGACCTTTGTGCACGACGAAGAGCAGGATGTATCTGAGTTAGTCATCGTCAGCACGCAGGCCATGACGAATGAGCCCGTTGCCCGCATTCAGATGCCACAGCGGGTTCCCTATGGCTTTCACGGCACCTGGGTTTCACTGCCCTAG
- a CDS encoding type 1 glutamine amidotransferase domain-containing protein produces the protein MKILMILTSHDRLGDTGKKTGFWLEEFAAPYYVFKDAGADITLASPQGGQPPLDPKSDAPDAQTEATARFSQDPDAQKALANTAVLATLSAADYAAVFYPGGHGPLWDLADDTHSIALIEAFYKANKLVAAVCHVPGVLRHAKAPDGAPLVQNKGVTGFTDSEEAAVGLTDVVPFLVEDMLKQNGGNYSKAENWQIHVVHDGLLITGQNPASSETAAQAVLQALSVAR, from the coding sequence ATGAAAATTTTGATGATTTTGACCTCCCACGACCGGTTAGGAGACACCGGCAAAAAAACTGGCTTCTGGCTAGAAGAATTCGCGGCCCCTTACTACGTGTTCAAAGATGCTGGAGCCGACATTACCCTAGCCTCACCCCAGGGCGGGCAACCCCCGCTAGACCCCAAAAGCGATGCTCCTGACGCCCAAACTGAGGCCACCGCTCGCTTTAGCCAAGACCCCGACGCCCAAAAAGCTCTAGCTAACACCGCTGTGCTGGCTACGCTGTCAGCCGCCGACTACGCCGCCGTGTTTTACCCCGGTGGCCACGGCCCACTGTGGGATCTCGCCGACGACACCCACTCCATTGCCTTGATCGAAGCCTTTTATAAAGCGAATAAGCTTGTAGCCGCGGTGTGCCACGTCCCTGGAGTGCTGCGCCACGCCAAAGCACCCGATGGCGCACCCTTGGTGCAAAACAAAGGGGTAACTGGCTTTACCGACAGCGAGGAAGCCGCTGTGGGTCTGACCGATGTGGTGCCTTTTCTGGTAGAAGACATGCTAAAGCAGAACGGCGGCAACTACTCTAAAGCCGAGAATTGGCAGATCCACGTGGTGCATGACGGCCTCCTGATCACCGGGCAAAATCCGGCCTCTTCCGAGACGGCGGCCCAAGCCGTGCTACAAGCGCTGAGCGTCGCTCGGTGA
- a CDS encoding alkaline phosphatase PhoX has protein sequence MSNFSRRQFVMLMSAAAAGTAVAPMGLLNARRAMAQGTCNTASFTVPGFGTPVPKLPNNTKSLGSLADTPLITLPEKFQYTAISIQGQTMSDGAIVPGNHDGMAAFQGRNGNYILVRNHERNPGGGGTVAPNGKQYDPYTGSAFNSGGGGTTTVEVDRDGQVVRHYVSLSGTIRNCAGGPTPWGSWISSEENVATPATDPRVTKKHGYNFEVPSQSGEAVDAIPLVAMGRMNHEAVSVDPQTGYIFETEDRGDSAYYKFVPKVRKPNGFGDLQQGGDLYAMVIKPGQRSDCTGALIPTGGTNDRGGSFSGVDTRGLGANGSGSLLPFLGQPLSVEWVKLDDVDPEGDTLRYEALAKGAAAWYRGEGAWYHQGKHYWVCSNAGDKGEGQVWAYDPTTETVTLVVESTSENLLDGPDNITVARDGTLYLCEDGSGGQPGAPNFSQRVVGVDASGGLFEFCRNIIPGSTAEFAGACFSQNGKYMYVNAQGSGITYCIWRTDNRSIALNGATA, from the coding sequence ATGTCTAATTTCTCACGGCGTCAGTTTGTCATGCTGATGTCTGCAGCGGCGGCAGGTACAGCAGTGGCTCCCATGGGCTTACTGAATGCTCGTCGGGCTATGGCCCAGGGAACCTGTAATACCGCCAGCTTTACAGTGCCGGGGTTCGGTACCCCCGTTCCTAAGTTGCCCAACAACACCAAAAGTTTGGGGAGCCTAGCTGATACTCCCTTGATTACCCTGCCTGAAAAGTTTCAATACACTGCTATCTCCATTCAAGGACAGACAATGTCCGATGGTGCGATTGTGCCTGGAAATCACGATGGCATGGCCGCTTTTCAGGGGCGCAATGGCAACTATATTCTGGTGCGCAACCATGAGCGGAATCCTGGGGGCGGTGGCACTGTTGCGCCTAATGGTAAGCAATATGACCCTTATACGGGTAGCGCTTTCAACAGCGGTGGCGGCGGTACTACCACAGTCGAAGTTGATCGCGATGGTCAAGTAGTCCGGCACTATGTTTCCCTAAGTGGTACCATCCGCAACTGTGCCGGTGGCCCTACCCCTTGGGGATCCTGGATTTCCTCTGAGGAAAATGTAGCTACTCCGGCTACCGACCCGCGGGTGACCAAAAAGCACGGCTACAATTTCGAGGTTCCTTCCCAATCGGGTGAAGCGGTTGACGCTATCCCCCTAGTGGCTATGGGCCGCATGAACCATGAAGCGGTTTCAGTTGATCCTCAGACTGGATATATCTTTGAAACCGAAGACCGGGGCGATAGCGCCTACTACAAGTTCGTGCCTAAGGTGCGGAAACCCAATGGCTTTGGCGATCTGCAACAAGGAGGTGACCTCTACGCCATGGTAATTAAGCCAGGGCAGCGTTCTGACTGCACCGGAGCCTTAATTCCCACCGGCGGGACGAATGATCGAGGCGGAAGCTTTAGCGGAGTTGATACCCGTGGCCTAGGCGCGAATGGTTCCGGCAGCCTGCTACCTTTCCTGGGGCAGCCCCTCAGCGTGGAGTGGGTCAAGCTAGATGATGTTGACCCAGAGGGAGATACCCTACGCTATGAAGCGCTGGCTAAAGGAGCTGCTGCGTGGTATCGGGGTGAAGGTGCCTGGTATCATCAGGGCAAGCATTACTGGGTTTGCAGTAATGCCGGAGATAAGGGCGAAGGGCAGGTGTGGGCCTATGACCCCACCACCGAAACGGTCACCCTGGTAGTTGAGTCAACGAGTGAAAACCTCCTGGACGGCCCCGACAACATCACGGTTGCTCGAGATGGCACCCTCTACCTCTGTGAGGACGGCAGCGGTGGCCAGCCGGGCGCTCCTAACTTCAGCCAGCGGGTGGTTGGAGTGGATGCTAGCGGTGGTTTGTTTGAGTTCTGTCGCAACATCATTCCCGGCAGCACCGCCGAGTTTGCAGGTGCCTGTTTCTCCCAGAATGGCAAGTATATGTACGTCAATGCCCAGGGATCTGGCATTACCTACTGTATTTGGCGAACGGATAATCGCTCGATCGCCCTAAATGGTGCGACTGCTTAA
- a CDS encoding alpha/beta fold hydrolase has translation MFADFLPSSSREIQDRDAIALLQRIQRRVVQVSVRQSTTASATAYAHYSPNSLAPVPGTVPILLLHGFDSSLLEFRRILPLLAHRHETWAIDLLGSGFTEYTATLAVNPQTIRQHLLSVVEDWIGQPVTLVGASLGGAVAIDFALHYPSWVRSLVLMDSVGFSGSFPVGQFLPSPLIELGTNWLYFRKHAALAAASVLPILDASLVDALRCSLLHQEMPGWRDAIASFTQSGGYANLSNAIAQVTHPTLILWGEADDVLGTADATRFEQAILGSRLTWVEGAGHVPHFDQPHVVADHLLSFAQQIEG, from the coding sequence ATGTTTGCTGATTTTCTACCGTCCTCCAGTCGTGAGATCCAAGATAGGGACGCGATCGCCCTGCTGCAACGAATTCAGCGTCGTGTTGTTCAAGTGTCGGTGAGGCAAAGTACGACGGCGAGCGCAACCGCTTATGCCCATTACAGTCCTAATTCATTAGCTCCTGTACCGGGCACGGTTCCTATTCTGCTGCTGCACGGATTTGATAGTTCTCTGCTGGAATTTCGGCGAATACTTCCCTTACTGGCGCATCGTCACGAAACCTGGGCGATTGACTTGTTGGGTTCAGGATTTACTGAATATACAGCTACGCTGGCGGTCAATCCCCAGACAATCCGGCAACATCTGCTTAGCGTTGTAGAAGATTGGATCGGGCAACCTGTAACTTTGGTGGGAGCCTCTTTGGGAGGGGCAGTCGCGATCGACTTTGCCTTGCATTATCCAAGCTGGGTGCGATCGCTCGTTCTCATGGATAGCGTCGGTTTTTCTGGTAGCTTTCCCGTTGGGCAGTTTCTCCCGAGTCCGCTAATCGAACTGGGCACAAACTGGTTGTATTTTCGCAAACATGCCGCTCTGGCGGCGGCCTCGGTCTTACCGATATTGGATGCAAGCTTGGTAGACGCCCTGCGCTGCTCGCTGCTGCATCAGGAGATGCCAGGGTGGAGGGATGCGATCGCATCTTTTACCCAAAGTGGGGGTTATGCGAACTTGAGCAATGCGATCGCTCAAGTCACGCATCCCACCCTGATTTTGTGGGGAGAAGCCGATGATGTTTTAGGAACGGCAGATGCTACTCGGTTTGAGCAAGCAATTCTAGGCAGTCGGCTGACCTGGGTTGAGGGAGCGGGGCACGTTCCCCACTTCGATCAACCCCATGTCGTTGCGGATCACCTGTTGTCATTTGCCCAGCAGATCGAGGGATAG